One Halobacterium wangiae genomic window, GTTCGGGGTCACACACTCCGGCCGGCCGCTCTTCTCGCTGGGTGTGACTAGTTCGACCCACTCCGTACTCACCCAGGTGCTCGTGGCGCGACGCCTCGAACTCGCCCTCGTCGCGCTCGCCGCCACCCTGGCGTTCGTCCTCGACGGCCCGGGCGCAGTCGCCATCGCGGCCGTCGTCGGGTTCTTTGTCGCGAAGTCCGTCGACAGTCTCCGCCGTACCCTCGCGTAGCTGAACATCTTCGGGGCAACCGCCTCACGCCCGCCCCGAGTACGTGCAGTCGATGCCCGCCGACTACGACGTGCGCCTCGACGCGCGGGAGATCGACGGCGAACCGTTCAGCGACATCGTCGCCGAGCTGGAGACGCTCGGAGATCGAGAGACGCTGCTGCTGGTGAACAGCTTCGAGCCGGAACCCCTCTACAGCGTACTGGCGGACCGAGGCTTCGAACACGATACGGAGCGGGCCGGTGACGACGAGTGGCGTGTCTACATCACGACGGCGGCCGAGTAGACGGACGGAGCGAACTCGGCCCGGTGGTCGACACGTCGGTCAGCGCCGACCGACCAGGAACTGCTCGACGATGCGAGCCGTCCCACGGCGAACCGTCTCGCTCGCGGTCGACTTGTCCACGTCGAGCGAGTCCGCCAGCTCTGCGAGGGTACAGTCCCTGGGCACCTCGAAGTACCCCTCCCGGAGTGCCGCGGCGACGCACTCTCGCTGCCGCTCGGTCAACAGTGCGTCCCCCTCCTCCACCTGGACGACCGTGAGGAGCTCGTACTGACGGTCGCTGGCGTCGAGCGCGTCGCCGAACGCCTCGAACTGGTCTCTCGTCGCGGTCACGTCGAACTCCATCTCCCCGTCCTCGACGACCAGCGGGAACTCCGGCGGCAGCGACGACTCCCGGAGGAACTCGTACAGTCCCTGCTCGCCGACCTCGTACTGGCTGATAGCACGGTGAGCGTCCGAGTGCAGACGTTCGAGCGTCCGGACGTCGGGGTGGTCCTCGATTGCGGTGGTGACCTCGTCGGGGTCGGCGGCCAGCACCTCGCCGAGTTCCAGCGAGCGGTCGCCCTTTGGGACGCCCGTGAGGAGTCGGAACGTCGCGTCCGAG contains:
- a CDS encoding helix-turn-helix domain-containing protein, which codes for MLPADVWVAELSTSFSDATFRLLTGVPKGDRSLELGEVLAADPDEVTTAIEDHPDVRTLERLHSDAHRAISQYEVGEQGLYEFLRESSLPPEFPLVVEDGEMEFDVTATRDQFEAFGDALDASDRQYELLTVVQVEEGDALLTERQRECVAAALREGYFEVPRDCTLAELADSLDVDKSTASETVRRGTARIVEQFLVGRR
- a CDS encoding DUF2249 domain-containing protein, whose protein sequence is MPADYDVRLDAREIDGEPFSDIVAELETLGDRETLLLVNSFEPEPLYSVLADRGFEHDTERAGDDEWRVYITTAAE